In the Qipengyuania pelagi genome, one interval contains:
- a CDS encoding YggT family protein: protein MQALYTIYEIVAMLTNVLVMLIIIQFIIGLLFAFNVVNSSNEFLSSFYMAINRLLDPLLRPIRNILPSTGAIDFSPLVLIIALNIVLLVLDGVIKSV, encoded by the coding sequence ATGCAAGCGCTCTACACCATCTACGAAATCGTCGCGATGCTCACCAATGTGCTGGTGATGCTGATCATCATCCAGTTCATCATCGGGCTGCTGTTCGCCTTCAACGTGGTCAACAGCTCCAACGAGTTCCTGTCGAGCTTCTACATGGCGATCAATCGCCTGCTCGACCCGTTGCTGCGCCCGATCCGCAACATCCTGCCGAGCACGGGGGCGATCGACTTCTCGCCGCTGGTCCTCATCATCGCGCTCAACATCGTCCTGCTGGTGCTGGACGGCGTGATCAAGAGCGTCTGA
- the folD gene encoding bifunctional methylenetetrahydrofolate dehydrogenase/methenyltetrahydrofolate cyclohydrolase FolD — translation MAADRIDGKAFAEGLRTRVGGWASDFEGAAGRKAGLAVVLVGEDPASQVYVRSKGKAVAAANMNGFEHHLPADTSQEDLLALVERLNADDAVDGILVQLPLPDHLDDQAVIAAIDPDKDVDGFHVANAGRLAVGQTGFVPCTPLGCMMLLADRLGDLSGLEAVVIGRSNIVGKPMAQLLLDANATVTIAHSRTKDLPSVVRRADIVVAAVGRAEMIKADWLKPGATVIDVGINRLPPADGEERGRLVGDVDYGPASEIASAITPVPGGVGPMTIAVLLRNTLVAAYAHAGLDAPEGL, via the coding sequence ATGGCGGCGGACCGGATCGACGGGAAGGCGTTTGCCGAAGGCTTGCGCACGCGGGTCGGCGGATGGGCGTCCGACTTCGAGGGGGCGGCGGGTCGCAAGGCCGGGCTCGCCGTGGTGCTGGTGGGCGAGGATCCCGCGAGCCAGGTCTACGTCCGCAGCAAGGGCAAGGCCGTGGCGGCCGCCAATATGAACGGGTTCGAACACCACCTGCCGGCGGACACTTCGCAAGAGGATCTTTTGGCGCTGGTCGAGCGGCTGAATGCGGACGATGCGGTCGACGGCATCCTCGTCCAGCTTCCCCTGCCCGACCATCTGGACGATCAGGCGGTGATCGCCGCAATCGACCCGGACAAGGACGTGGACGGCTTCCACGTCGCCAATGCCGGACGGCTGGCGGTGGGGCAGACCGGCTTCGTCCCCTGCACGCCGCTTGGCTGCATGATGCTGCTGGCGGACCGTCTGGGCGACCTTTCGGGGCTGGAGGCGGTCGTCATCGGGCGCTCCAACATCGTGGGCAAGCCGATGGCGCAATTGCTCCTGGACGCGAACGCCACCGTCACCATCGCGCATAGCCGGACGAAGGACCTGCCGAGCGTGGTGCGCCGCGCGGATATCGTCGTCGCCGCCGTGGGCCGCGCCGAAATGATCAAGGCCGACTGGCTGAAGCCCGGTGCGACCGTGATCGATGTCGGCATCAACCGCTTGCCGCCAGCAGATGGCGAAGAGCGAGGGCGCCTGGTCGGCGATGTCGATTACGGCCCGGCGAGCGAGATCGCCTCCGCCATCACGCCCGTCCCCGGCGGCGTCGGCCCGATGACGATCGCCGTCCTGCTTCGCAACACGCTCGTCGCGGCCTACGCCCATGCCGGGCTCGACGCGCCCGAAGGTCTCTGA